Proteins found in one Pelotomaculum isophthalicicum JI genomic segment:
- a CDS encoding Fur family transcriptional regulator: protein MKEDYVIELFRKNGYKITPQRQEILKAFTGNHDNHPLSAEEVHQKIIESYPNIGIDTIYRNLIVFLNLGIINKLNFREGKSRYELNSGKHHHHLVCLKCGITEEIDYCPFKTLDWEKIEEEKKFEIKKHSFELFGYCELCREKKH from the coding sequence GTGAAAGAGGACTATGTGATTGAGCTGTTTCGTAAAAACGGCTATAAGATTACACCGCAGAGGCAGGAAATTTTAAAGGCCTTCACGGGGAATCACGATAACCATCCCCTTAGCGCTGAAGAAGTTCACCAGAAGATTATTGAAAGTTATCCCAATATCGGCATTGACACAATCTACCGCAACCTGATTGTTTTCTTAAACTTGGGAATTATCAATAAGCTAAACTTCAGGGAAGGCAAAAGCCGGTACGAGTTGAATTCGGGAAAACACCACCATCATCTAGTTTGTTTGAAGTGCGGCATCACCGAAGAGATTGACTACTGCCCATTTAAGACGCTTGACTGGGAAAAAATAGAAGAAGAAAAAAAGTTTGAAATTAAGAAGCATAGTTTTGAGCTCTTCGGCTACTGCGAATTATGCAGAGAAAAGAAACATTAA
- a CDS encoding metal ABC transporter permease — MMETWYGFINHILPFAWTHHTFMKNALLAVLLVGPMFAIMGTMVVNNKMAFFSDTVGHSALTGIAIGVLLGFQDPLWIMVIFSVVLAVAISILNNLTNASTDTTIGAVSATMVALGIVILSRGGGFNKFSRFLVGDLLSITPDELLLLACTLVGVLILWGVTFNKFLLVSVNTSLALSRGIPVRLVETLFCITTAVVVTISIQWVGILIINSLLILPAAAARNISRNMRQYHLVSLIISLTSGIVGLLMSYYWSTATGATIVLFAALFYLGTLLVKPRFA; from the coding sequence ATGATGGAAACATGGTATGGTTTTATTAACCATATTCTCCCATTTGCCTGGACCCATCACACTTTTATGAAAAACGCGCTTTTGGCGGTGCTTCTCGTCGGTCCGATGTTTGCTATCATGGGGACGATGGTTGTTAATAACAAAATGGCCTTTTTTTCCGACACGGTTGGTCACTCTGCTCTAACCGGCATCGCTATCGGGGTGCTTCTTGGTTTCCAGGACCCGCTATGGATTATGGTAATTTTCTCTGTGGTTCTGGCTGTTGCCATATCTATCTTGAATAACCTGACCAACGCTTCCACCGATACAACTATTGGAGCTGTTTCCGCCACAATGGTGGCGCTTGGCATTGTCATACTCTCACGTGGCGGTGGGTTTAATAAGTTTTCCCGGTTTCTTGTGGGCGATCTGCTGAGCATCACCCCGGACGAATTGCTGTTGCTGGCATGCACGCTCGTGGGTGTTCTCATTCTGTGGGGGGTTACGTTCAACAAGTTTTTGCTGGTAAGCGTAAATACATCCCTGGCACTCAGCAGAGGTATTCCGGTTCGCCTCGTTGAAACCCTTTTTTGTATAACAACAGCGGTCGTAGTAACGATCTCCATTCAATGGGTCGGTATTTTAATCATCAATTCTCTCCTAATTTTACCTGCGGCCGCCGCGCGCAATATATCCCGCAACATGCGGCAGTATCATTTAGTCTCTTTAATTATTAGCCTTACCTCAGGGATTGTGGGATTGCTCATGTCGTATTATTGGTCGACAGCCACCGGGGCAACCATCGTTTTGTTCGCGGCGCTGTTTTACTTGGGCACACTTCTGGTAAAACCCAGATTTGCTTAG
- a CDS encoding NfeD family protein yields MSPALIDWLAVLAFLLGIIAFLLEIFIFPGFGVAGITGIILVGWGVLLIAVDVTQATAALVLAIVATVVILIVGLRMASRYNMWYKLTLQNKQHNNEGYVAPAPELSLYAGKEGVALTPLRPAGSAEVDGRRLDVVTEGEFIPKGTRVKVAKVEGTRVVVKEITS; encoded by the coding sequence ATGTCCCCCGCATTAATCGACTGGCTTGCCGTTCTTGCATTTTTGCTGGGTATAATTGCATTTTTGCTGGAGATATTCATTTTCCCCGGTTTTGGTGTGGCCGGTATCACAGGGATTATCCTGGTAGGCTGGGGAGTGCTTCTGATCGCGGTGGATGTTACTCAAGCAACAGCGGCACTTGTTCTGGCCATAGTCGCTACTGTTGTGATATTAATTGTGGGTCTGCGGATGGCGTCCCGCTATAACATGTGGTACAAGTTAACTTTACAGAACAAGCAGCATAATAATGAAGGGTATGTCGCACCCGCGCCGGAATTGAGTCTCTATGCCGGGAAGGAAGGTGTTGCCCTGACTCCACTTAGACCGGCTGGTTCGGCGGAGGTTGACGGCCGCCGCCTGGATGTGGTGACTGAGGGAGAATTTATTCCCAAAGGCACACGGGTTAAAGTGGCCAAAGTTGAAGGTACGCGTGTTGTGGTGAAGGAAATAACTAGTTAA
- a CDS encoding metal ABC transporter ATP-binding protein, with product MTYTGIMRKLHRESCGLCRTELKNFGVTIGKTEILRDIDLHIHCGELTALVGPNGAGKTTLLKAILGEISHTGELSFLDAGDCRRNPIVGYVPQRLEFDTGSPISVLDLFAACLSSWPVCLGHSRRLRERASARLASVQAEHLLDRRLGDLSGGELQRVLLAMALDPNPDLLLLDEPVSGVDVQGKEIFYDLVSNLRQQYDLSIILVSHDWPLVSRYADRIVLLDRTIQYCGTPQEVFSDEKILRSYGPPVREEIDQIRVKPQIIPSGEGVGA from the coding sequence ATGACCTATACTGGTATCATGCGAAAATTGCATAGAGAATCCTGTGGATTGTGCCGCACGGAGTTAAAAAACTTCGGTGTCACCATAGGTAAGACAGAAATATTGCGCGATATTGATCTCCACATTCACTGTGGCGAGCTGACGGCTCTAGTCGGCCCGAACGGAGCAGGCAAGACGACATTGTTAAAGGCGATTCTCGGGGAAATCAGTCATACCGGAGAATTATCTTTCCTTGATGCCGGTGACTGTCGCAGGAACCCCATTGTTGGCTACGTTCCTCAGAGGCTTGAATTTGATACAGGCTCGCCCATCAGTGTATTGGATTTGTTTGCAGCCTGTTTGTCATCCTGGCCGGTTTGCCTTGGCCATTCCCGCCGTCTCCGGGAGCGCGCTTCAGCAAGATTGGCCAGTGTTCAGGCGGAGCACCTGTTGGACCGGCGCCTGGGGGATTTGTCAGGTGGAGAACTGCAAAGAGTTCTCCTCGCCATGGCTTTAGATCCCAATCCCGACCTGCTGCTGCTGGACGAACCGGTGTCCGGTGTTGACGTGCAAGGCAAAGAAATATTTTATGATCTGGTTTCTAACTTGCGTCAACAATATGATTTGTCTATAATTTTGGTTTCCCATGATTGGCCGTTGGTGTCCCGTTACGCTGACCGTATCGTTCTGCTGGACCGGACAATCCAATACTGTGGCACACCGCAAGAAGTTTTTTCCGATGAGAAGATACTTAGGTCCTATGGACCGCCGGTACGGGAAGAAATTGACCAAATCCGCGTGAAACCTCAAATAATACCTAGTGGTGAAGGAGTGGGTGCATGA